The following proteins are encoded in a genomic region of Leifsonia psychrotolerans:
- a CDS encoding ABC transporter substrate-binding protein — protein sequence MNVNRRFLARKVLAVGLVTGLTVAALTSCSTDSSAGTGAGGATEITFSYLWGGAEAKAIEEIISTYNASQSEVTVKGISSPDFQKQITSMSASQGSFDISDHFGNSVGSWASKGIIAPLDSYLKAENVDLNDFVPAALDQMKFDGKIYSMPIAVHSFQLLYNKTLLAEAGVAVPTTMDELATAIAALTKQGADGGITQLGLGDPSVSTTLTTLGYNFGGTWDADGAPTPTESGNIAAAAWYQDNITTKFGANNIATFNSGLGEYMSAQDPFYIGKTAMVIDGEWRALNIPTTAPDLDWGVTAIPYVSTDHKDTTQLTASTLFIPTNSKKKEAAGKFLSYLVNPEGMTAFTLALGNLPARTSLLDSTAYDGITNFSAWLGALKSDNVYALSSMPYSAEYSTDLGKAFDDITRDVATPQDALDAVLANSSSYATK from the coding sequence ATGAACGTCAACCGCAGGTTTCTTGCACGGAAGGTCCTGGCTGTCGGTCTGGTCACGGGCCTCACCGTCGCAGCACTAACCTCGTGCTCCACCGATTCCTCTGCCGGAACCGGGGCGGGCGGAGCGACCGAGATCACGTTCTCCTATCTCTGGGGAGGTGCCGAAGCGAAAGCGATCGAGGAGATCATCTCGACCTACAACGCGAGTCAGAGCGAAGTCACTGTCAAGGGAATCTCGAGCCCCGACTTCCAGAAGCAGATCACCTCGATGTCGGCCAGTCAGGGTTCATTCGACATCTCCGACCACTTCGGCAACTCGGTCGGTTCGTGGGCGTCGAAGGGAATCATTGCGCCGCTGGATTCGTATCTCAAGGCGGAGAACGTTGACCTGAACGACTTCGTTCCGGCGGCGCTGGACCAGATGAAGTTTGACGGCAAGATCTATTCCATGCCGATTGCCGTGCACAGCTTCCAACTGCTCTACAATAAGACGCTCCTCGCCGAGGCCGGCGTCGCTGTGCCCACGACGATGGACGAACTTGCGACGGCGATCGCGGCTTTGACCAAGCAGGGAGCGGATGGCGGGATCACGCAGTTGGGGCTAGGGGACCCGTCGGTCAGCACGACGCTCACCACGCTCGGCTACAACTTCGGCGGAACCTGGGATGCCGACGGCGCCCCAACCCCGACCGAATCCGGCAATATTGCCGCGGCCGCGTGGTACCAGGACAACATCACCACCAAGTTCGGCGCGAACAACATCGCGACGTTCAACTCCGGTCTCGGCGAGTACATGTCGGCTCAGGACCCGTTCTACATTGGAAAAACAGCGATGGTCATCGACGGTGAATGGCGCGCGTTGAACATTCCAACTACCGCTCCGGATCTCGACTGGGGTGTCACGGCGATTCCGTACGTGTCGACCGACCACAAGGACACCACTCAGCTGACCGCCAGCACCCTGTTCATCCCAACAAATTCGAAGAAGAAGGAAGCGGCCGGCAAGTTCCTGTCCTACCTGGTCAACCCTGAAGGGATGACGGCGTTCACCCTCGCCCTCGGAAACCTTCCGGCGCGGACGTCGCTTCTCGACAGCACCGCGTATGACGGAATCACGAACTTCTCCGCCTGGTTGGGCGCGTTGAAGAGCGACAACGTTTACGCTCTGAGCAGCATGCCGTATAGCGCCGAGTATTCAACGGACCTCGGCAAGGCATTCGACGACATCACGCGGGACGTCGCAACTCCGCAGGATGCCCTGGATGCCGTGCTGGCGAATTCCAGCAGCTATGCAACGAAGTAG